A stretch of the Filimonas lacunae genome encodes the following:
- a CDS encoding efflux RND transporter permease subunit: MWYRLGQFILKFRLALLSLLLICTIIMGYFASKVEMSYEFTRAIPTDNIKYQEYQAFLKKFGSDGNMVMLGVTTPQFFTLPVFNAAEQMHSRLKEIKGVTGLMDVPEAIQLKKDTADKLVPARIFTFPLTQTILDSGKAVFENMPFYEGILHNSAEKSYLFVVSLNKDTANSKSRTRLINDIMNEVHAFEKQTSLQVHVSGLPYIRTTVANKIQKELQWFLIGSLLLSAITLLLFFRSISAMFMSLIVVCIGVIWSVGSMVLFGYKITLLTTLIPPLIVVIGVPNCIYFLNKYHTTYKETNDKQNALVTMVGRMGIVTLFCNIAAAIGLGVFSLTKSDLLKEFGVVAGVNIMILFVISLVFIPSVLSYIAAPKPRHMRYLENKTLENLLVKIEKWTFEHSKWVYIVTAAVVLFSIGGITRLKSEGFIVDDLPKKDIVYKDLRWFESTFNGVMPLEIVVDTKKKKGLTRSLKPMEKIDSFSRYIAARPETARPLSLVEGIKFLRQAVYDGDSTYYAIPSDFDAITVLSYIKGSGKAQDSTSGATADKNSTFTKLLNSFKDSADQMARISVNMKDIGSRKLPGLLADFKKEADRTFDTANYKVTFTGSSVTFLEGSAFIINGLRDSILWAFALIALCMLYLFRSFRILLCSLIPNIIPLMVTAGVMGWVGISLKPSTVLVFSVALGIAIDVTIRFLINYKQELPHYNNSVKPTLVQTIHHTGVSIIYTSLVLIAGFIIFCISEFGGTKALGWLTSLTLITGTLTNLILLPVLIWLLRKK, from the coding sequence ATGTGGTATCGTTTAGGACAATTTATTCTCAAGTTCAGACTGGCTTTGCTCTCCTTATTGCTCATCTGTACAATTATCATGGGCTATTTCGCTTCCAAAGTGGAAATGAGCTACGAGTTTACCCGGGCGATACCTACCGATAATATTAAATACCAGGAATACCAGGCTTTTTTAAAAAAGTTTGGCAGTGATGGTAACATGGTAATGCTGGGTGTAACCACCCCCCAGTTTTTTACCCTGCCTGTGTTCAATGCGGCAGAACAAATGCACAGCCGGTTAAAAGAGATTAAAGGTGTAACCGGACTTATGGATGTGCCAGAAGCTATTCAATTAAAAAAAGACACCGCCGATAAGCTGGTTCCTGCACGCATTTTTACTTTCCCGCTTACCCAGACAATATTGGACAGTGGAAAAGCTGTGTTTGAGAATATGCCCTTTTATGAGGGCATTTTGCATAACTCGGCCGAAAAAAGCTATCTGTTTGTAGTGTCGCTGAACAAAGACACGGCTAACAGTAAATCACGCACCCGTTTAATTAATGACATTATGAACGAGGTGCATGCTTTTGAAAAGCAAACCAGTTTGCAGGTGCATGTAAGTGGCTTACCTTATATCAGAACTACTGTAGCCAACAAAATTCAGAAAGAGCTACAGTGGTTTTTAATTGGTTCGTTGTTGTTGTCTGCTATTACTTTATTGCTTTTCTTCAGAAGTATCAGCGCCATGTTTATGAGTTTAATAGTGGTGTGTATTGGTGTAATATGGAGTGTTGGCTCTATGGTGCTGTTTGGTTATAAAATAACCCTGTTAACTACTTTAATTCCACCATTGATTGTGGTAATTGGAGTGCCTAACTGTATTTACTTCCTGAATAAATACCATACTACTTATAAAGAAACCAATGACAAGCAAAATGCCCTGGTTACTATGGTGGGCCGTATGGGCATTGTAACCCTGTTTTGTAACATTGCTGCCGCTATTGGTTTAGGAGTGTTCTCTTTAACTAAAAGCGACCTGTTAAAAGAGTTTGGCGTAGTGGCCGGTGTAAATATCATGATCCTGTTTGTGATATCGCTGGTGTTTATCCCGTCTGTATTAAGCTATATCGCTGCGCCTAAGCCAAGGCACATGCGTTACCTGGAGAATAAAACATTGGAAAATCTGCTGGTAAAAATTGAGAAATGGACATTTGAGCATAGCAAATGGGTATACATTGTAACAGCTGCGGTAGTACTGTTTTCGATCGGTGGGATTACACGCTTAAAAAGCGAAGGCTTTATTGTAGATGATTTGCCTAAGAAAGATATTGTTTATAAAGATTTGCGTTGGTTTGAAAGCACTTTTAATGGAGTAATGCCATTGGAAATTGTAGTGGATACCAAAAAGAAAAAAGGACTTACCCGTTCGTTAAAGCCGATGGAGAAAATTGATTCATTCTCCCGTTACATTGCCGCACGTCCGGAAACGGCACGTCCGTTATCATTAGTAGAAGGTATTAAATTTTTAAGGCAGGCAGTATACGATGGCGACAGCACGTATTATGCTATTCCTTCCGACTTTGATGCTATTACGGTATTAAGCTATATAAAAGGCAGTGGCAAAGCGCAGGATAGCACCAGTGGTGCCACAGCAGACAAGAACTCTACTTTCACTAAACTGCTCAATAGCTTTAAAGATTCGGCAGACCAGATGGCCAGAATTAGTGTGAACATGAAAGATATTGGTAGCCGCAAGCTTCCTGGTTTGCTGGCTGACTTTAAAAAGGAAGCCGATAGAACGTTTGATACGGCTAATTATAAAGTAACCTTTACCGGAAGTAGTGTTACCTTCTTAGAAGGATCAGCCTTTATCATTAATGGTTTACGTGACAGTATCCTTTGGGCTTTTGCATTAATTGCGCTTTGTATGTTGTACCTGTTCCGTTCATTCAGAATACTGCTGTGTTCTTTAATTCCTAATATCATTCCATTGATGGTAACAGCAGGTGTGATGGGATGGGTGGGTATATCCTTAAAGCCATCCACCGTGTTGGTGTTTAGTGTGGCCCTGGGTATTGCCATAGATGTAACCATACGATTCCTCATTAATTACAAGCAGGAACTGCCACATTATAATAATAGTGTGAAGCCTACCCTGGTACAAACCATACATCATACTGGAGTTAGTATCATATATACTTCATTGGTACTCATAGCTGGTTTTATCATTTTTTGCATCAGCGAGTTTGGTGGAACCAAGGCCTTGGGCTGGCTTACTTCACTTACGCTGATTACCGGTACATTGACCAACCTTATATTATTGCCAGTTTTAATATGGTTACTTCGGAAGAAGTAA
- a CDS encoding MBL fold metallo-hydrolase yields the protein MIKVDVFTFNPFQENTYVLSNETGEAIIIDPGCYFSAEWDELKNALEANNLRVTQLLFTHCHLDHVFGSKWVAQHYQLVPGLHKEEEIIMTTASEVGARYGLTFDNYTGPFRFIQEGDTVTLGEDTLSVLFTPGHSPGSICFYDAQEGFVIGGDVLFKDSVGRTDLPGGSHEQLLSSIRTKLFPLPDNTIVYPGHGGPTTIGYEKKNNPFLS from the coding sequence ATGATTAAGGTGGATGTATTTACTTTTAACCCTTTTCAGGAAAACACTTACGTATTATCCAACGAAACGGGTGAAGCCATTATTATAGATCCCGGTTGTTACTTTTCCGCTGAATGGGATGAATTAAAAAATGCTTTGGAAGCGAATAATTTACGTGTAACCCAATTGCTTTTTACCCACTGCCATCTCGATCACGTGTTTGGCTCCAAATGGGTAGCTCAACATTATCAACTGGTGCCCGGCCTGCACAAAGAAGAAGAAATAATAATGACCACTGCGTCAGAAGTAGGTGCCCGGTACGGGTTAACGTTTGATAATTATACAGGACCATTTCGTTTTATCCAGGAGGGCGATACCGTTACTTTAGGAGAAGACACTCTGAGCGTGTTGTTTACCCCAGGTCATTCACCTGGCAGTATTTGCTTTTATGATGCTCAAGAGGGCTTTGTTATCGGTGGCGATGTATTATTTAAAGATAGTGTGGGGCGTACAGACTTACCTGGCGGCAGCCACGAGCAGTTATTGTCCTCTATTCGCACTAAACTGTTCCCTTTACCAGATAATACCATTGTATACCCTGGTCATGGTGGCCCTACCACTATTGGCTACGAGAAAAAAAATAACCCGTTTTTATCTTAA
- a CDS encoding TolB-like translocation protein → MQFKRFRVGILYLFFATILLPLLSNGQVNTVEFGKNRIQHKKFIWKFYQSANFNTYFNQGGLELGKFAAQVAEDELSSIEDVVEYSLQRRANLVIYNTFDDYKSSNIGLGLDWQNAGGMTKLVNNKIVLYYDGNHNTLRRQIREGIARILVDNILFGDDIGEIASNQALLDIPKWLTDGYVEYVAQPWSPEKDEDLRNVMLSGSYTKFYQFAFDKPLLAGHAFWYYIAEKYKKENVTYFLYLARLYKNLNTASQRICKKKFKEVLADFMTYEEEKYVKDLKQRKNAPRGRLSVVEETKKADFFRFQANPNPRNNSYAVVQFKKGVYSVKYVDNNLEEKTLLSYGIRTINGDINPNYPLLSWDGKGSRLLVVYWKAGKINMFVYDVVANIKRFKQEITGFDQILSVGFMLDANTILLSASKNGHSDIFTYRIDNEKVQQITNDVYDDLDPTFVSFPNRSGIIFASNRPTGDAINADTVLPSKNRFNIFMVDINNKSDFKQIAQLTRMKFADARYPMQYNVNHFTFVSEENGIANRWAGFFSTARDGLDTLYYIGDEIIRNATDKEIDSTLNAWQKSEPDSISYFQVFKDSTYTFPMTNYQSSLLETRIAGDKGQVSEVRREGDYKFLYKLRVDSVTLRKRNVNARPTDYMKKLMQEARLANGKSVVTTPAEQQKQEEKKPANNVFQNEFDDEKPATTKATVMVNGEPQPGTDPATPQQNVLAKSGLFNYKLKFNADYVLAGVSNNILINRYQPYSGALPVQLNNGSDFNWSFRVGVSDVMEDIKMVGGFRFGTNLSDKDVFFTFSNLRKRLDWGFTYYRSTTENYPTYIVSGPGVGKDNKLITNLYQVNVAYPIDETKRIGANIGLRTDRGVIRPFNYLSGQPDPTGLHIPDTVSKTGIAHLEYVYDNTINPTQNIWNGLRWKIYYDYYKAVGKGASTRGINVQNLGVDARYYVKIYRNFIWAGRAAGDFSFGDQKILYYLGGVDGWIGPKANTANTPTQQDYVYQSLTLNMRGFKQNVANGNNATVINSEFRLPVFSTFFNKPINSAFIRNFQLVQFIDLGTAWSGSIKNITRPTTAYMELQEDGTPNPNYAIVRTRAGGIGPFAGGYGFGVRTTVLGYFLKLDTAWEMNGIFKGKPMWYFALGLDF, encoded by the coding sequence ATGCAATTTAAACGCTTCAGGGTTGGCATTCTCTATTTATTTTTTGCAACCATATTATTGCCCTTACTATCAAATGGGCAGGTTAACACCGTTGAATTTGGCAAAAACCGCATACAGCATAAGAAGTTTATCTGGAAATTTTACCAGAGCGCAAACTTCAACACATACTTTAACCAGGGCGGTTTAGAGTTGGGCAAATTTGCAGCCCAGGTGGCAGAAGATGAGTTAAGCTCTATTGAAGACGTAGTAGAATACTCATTACAACGGAGGGCTAACCTGGTTATCTATAACACCTTTGACGATTACAAATCCAGCAATATTGGGTTAGGGCTTGACTGGCAAAATGCAGGTGGCATGACCAAGCTGGTGAATAATAAAATTGTGTTGTACTACGATGGTAACCACAACACGCTGCGTCGTCAGATAAGAGAAGGTATTGCACGTATACTGGTTGATAACATCCTGTTTGGAGATGATATAGGAGAAATTGCCAGTAACCAGGCTTTACTGGACATTCCTAAATGGCTTACCGATGGCTATGTAGAATATGTAGCACAACCCTGGAGTCCTGAAAAAGATGAAGATCTGCGCAACGTGATGTTAAGCGGCAGCTATACCAAATTTTACCAGTTTGCTTTTGACAAGCCTTTGCTGGCAGGACACGCTTTCTGGTACTATATAGCCGAGAAGTACAAAAAAGAAAATGTTACTTATTTTCTGTACCTGGCGCGTTTATATAAAAACCTGAACACTGCTTCACAACGCATATGTAAGAAGAAGTTTAAAGAAGTGCTTGCCGATTTTATGACGTATGAGGAAGAGAAGTATGTGAAAGATCTGAAGCAGCGTAAAAATGCACCACGTGGCCGTTTGTCGGTGGTGGAAGAAACAAAGAAGGCCGATTTTTTCCGTTTTCAGGCTAATCCCAACCCACGCAACAACTCATATGCAGTGGTGCAGTTTAAAAAAGGCGTGTATTCTGTAAAGTATGTAGATAACAACCTGGAAGAAAAAACATTACTGAGCTATGGGATAAGAACCATCAATGGCGATATCAATCCTAATTATCCATTGTTGTCATGGGATGGCAAAGGCTCCCGTTTATTGGTGGTATACTGGAAAGCGGGTAAAATAAACATGTTTGTGTACGACGTGGTGGCTAATATTAAACGCTTTAAGCAAGAAATTACTGGTTTTGACCAGATATTGAGCGTAGGCTTTATGCTGGATGCCAACACTATATTATTAAGTGCTAGCAAAAACGGTCATTCCGACATCTTTACTTACCGCATTGATAATGAGAAGGTGCAGCAGATTACCAACGATGTGTATGACGATCTGGACCCCACCTTTGTTTCTTTTCCTAACAGGTCGGGTATTATTTTCGCTTCTAACCGTCCTACGGGAGATGCTATCAATGCCGATACGGTGCTGCCCAGCAAAAACAGGTTTAATATTTTCATGGTAGACATCAATAACAAAAGCGATTTCAAACAAATTGCCCAGTTAACCCGGATGAAATTTGCCGATGCACGCTACCCGATGCAGTATAATGTAAACCACTTCACTTTTGTAAGTGAGGAAAATGGTATTGCCAACAGGTGGGCAGGCTTCTTTTCTACCGCCCGCGACGGTTTGGATACCTTATATTATATAGGTGATGAAATAATTCGCAACGCAACAGATAAAGAAATTGACTCTACCTTAAACGCCTGGCAAAAAAGTGAGCCGGATAGCATCAGCTACTTCCAGGTATTTAAAGATTCTACCTATACTTTCCCTATGACCAACTACCAGAGCAGTCTGCTGGAAACCAGGATTGCAGGTGATAAGGGGCAAGTGAGTGAGGTAAGGAGAGAAGGTGACTATAAGTTCTTGTATAAGTTAAGGGTAGACTCTGTAACGCTGCGTAAGAGAAATGTGAATGCACGTCCTACAGATTATATGAAAAAACTGATGCAGGAAGCACGGTTAGCCAATGGTAAATCGGTAGTGACTACACCGGCGGAACAACAAAAGCAGGAAGAAAAGAAACCTGCCAACAATGTGTTCCAGAACGAATTTGATGACGAAAAGCCCGCTACAACCAAAGCTACTGTAATGGTAAATGGTGAGCCACAACCAGGAACTGATCCGGCAACGCCACAGCAGAATGTATTGGCGAAATCAGGCCTTTTCAACTATAAGCTGAAATTTAATGCGGATTATGTGCTGGCGGGTGTATCTAATAACATTTTGATTAACCGTTATCAGCCATATTCCGGAGCATTGCCAGTGCAGTTAAATAATGGAAGTGACTTCAACTGGTCGTTCCGTGTAGGGGTGAGTGATGTAATGGAAGACATTAAAATGGTAGGCGGTTTCCGTTTTGGCACTAATTTGTCTGACAAAGATGTGTTTTTCACCTTTTCTAATCTGCGTAAAAGGTTAGATTGGGGCTTTACTTATTATAGAAGCACTACTGAAAATTATCCTACTTATATCGTTTCTGGTCCTGGTGTAGGTAAAGACAATAAGCTGATCACCAATTTATACCAGGTGAATGTGGCTTACCCGATAGACGAAACCAAAAGAATTGGTGCCAATATCGGTTTGAGAACTGACCGTGGCGTTATCAGGCCTTTTAATTATTTGTCAGGACAGCCTGATCCTACGGGATTACATATACCAGATACTGTTTCTAAAACAGGCATTGCACATCTGGAGTATGTGTATGATAACACTATTAATCCTACACAGAATATCTGGAATGGCCTGCGCTGGAAAATCTACTATGATTATTACAAAGCGGTGGGCAAAGGCGCATCTACAAGAGGTATCAATGTGCAAAATCTTGGTGTTGATGCGAGGTACTATGTAAAAATTTACCGCAATTTCATTTGGGCGGGTCGTGCAGCAGGAGACTTCTCGTTTGGTGATCAGAAGATACTATACTACCTGGGTGGTGTAGATGGTTGGATCGGTCCTAAGGCCAATACAGCGAACACGCCTACCCAGCAGGATTATGTTTACCAGTCATTGACCTTAAATATGCGTGGTTTTAAACAAAACGTAGCCAATGGTAATAATGCTACAGTAATCAACAGTGAATTCAGGTTGCCTGTATTCAGTACTTTCTTCAACAAGCCTATTAACAGCGCCTTTATCAGAAATTTCCAGCTGGTTCAATTTATTGATTTAGGCACTGCCTGGAGCGGCAGTATTAAAAATATCACCCGTCCTACTACAGCTTATATGGAGTTACAGGAGGATGGTACGCCTAACCCTAATTATGCCATTGTGCGCACCAGGGCAGGAGGTATAGGGCCTTTTGCCGGTGGTTATGGTTTTGGTGTACGCACCACGGTGCTAGGTTATTTCCTGAAACTGGACACAGCGTGGGAAATGAATGGAATATTTAAGGGCAAGCCCATGTGGTATTTTGCCCTCGGACTTGACTTTTAA